In the Hordeum vulgare subsp. vulgare chromosome 7H, MorexV3_pseudomolecules_assembly, whole genome shotgun sequence genome, one interval contains:
- the LOC123407466 gene encoding vesicle-associated membrane protein 714 → MAIVYALVARGTVVLAEFAAVSGNAGAVARRILEKLPSEAEARLCFAQDRYIFHVLRSPADGLTFLCMANDTFGRRVPFIYLEDIQMRFMKNYGRVAHSALAYAMNDEFARVLHQQMEFFSSNPSADTLNRLRGEVSEIHTVMVDNIDKILDRGDRISLLVDKTSTMQDSGFHFRKQSKRLRRALWMKNVKLLAVLTAVIVLLLYLIIAAFCGGLSLPSCRS, encoded by the exons atggcgaTCGTGTACGCGCTGGTGGCGCGGGGCACGGTGGTGCTGGCCGAGTTCGCCGCCGTCTCGGGCAACGCCGGCGCCGTCGCCCGCCGCATCCTCGAGAAGCTCCCCTCCGAGGCCGAGGCGCGCCTCTGCTTCGCGCAGGACCGCTACATCTTCCACGTCCTCCGCTCCCCCGCCGACGGCCTCACCTTCCTCTGCATGGCCAACGACACCTTCGGAC GGAGAGTTCCCTTCATTTATCTCGAGGACATCCAGATGAGGTTCATGAAGAACTACGGCAGGGTCGCCCATTCCGCGCTGGCCTATGCCATGAACGACGAGTTCGCCAGGGTGCTCCACCAGCAAATGGAGTTCTTCTCCAGTAACCCCAGCGCCGACACGCTCAACCGCCTCCGGGGCGAAGTCAGCGAG ATACACACGGTCATGGTTGATAACATAGACAAGATTCTGGACAGAGGCGACCGCATCTCGCTTCTTGTAGACAAGACCTCCACAATGCAGGACAGCGGCTTTCACTTCCGCAAGCAATCCAAGAGACTTCGAAGAGCTCTATGGATGAAGAATGTCAAGCTTCT GGCGGTGTTGACGGCGGTCATTGTGCTGCTACTTTACCTTATCATTGCTGCTTTCTGCGGAGGCCTGTCCCTTCCATCGTGCAGATCATAG